Proteins found in one Paenibacillus borealis genomic segment:
- a CDS encoding MerR family transcriptional regulator: MNTYTAKQLAEVLQNEDPQMNLRTVRYYTQIGMLPPLELVGNKRTYTDNHLHYLRAILVLSKSGDTLSSAQEKLAGLPIDEVIKIGDNLRMYQSDQILRNETHIVSEDVVLSVSSRISPELKVKMIESVTRLLEEEGHA; the protein is encoded by the coding sequence ATGAATACGTACACTGCGAAGCAATTGGCCGAAGTGCTGCAGAACGAAGACCCGCAAATGAATTTACGGACGGTTAGATATTACACGCAGATTGGTATGCTCCCCCCGCTTGAACTGGTTGGCAATAAGCGGACGTATACGGATAACCATCTGCATTATTTACGCGCCATCCTCGTTTTGTCCAAGAGTGGTGATACACTCTCATCGGCCCAGGAGAAATTAGCGGGTCTGCCGATAGACGAAGTGATTAAGATTGGAGACAACCTGCGTATGTATCAATCAGACCAGATACTCCGGAACGAAACGCATATTGTCAGTGAAGATGTGGTTCTCTCGGTGAGTTCGCGTATCTCTCCAGAGCTGAAGGTGAAGATGATCGAAAGCGTTACCCGGTTACTTGAAGAGGAGGGACACGCATGA
- a CDS encoding RNA polymerase sigma factor, which yields MQQPMTRPGNHVIRSYEIYANMLFRIALVHLGSRQDAEEATQDTFIKLMEKAPAFKDDEHQKAWLIRVITNHCNNLLGRGWRKREVKLEGIEPVTADNPEDMAVMQLVLALPVKYKTVIHLYYYEDYPIQEISRILRISESAVKMRLKRGRQLLKLELEGAEPE from the coding sequence ATGCAGCAACCCATGACCCGGCCGGGCAATCATGTGATCAGGAGTTACGAAATCTACGCCAATATGCTGTTCCGGATTGCCCTGGTTCATCTGGGCAGCCGCCAGGATGCCGAAGAAGCCACTCAGGACACCTTCATCAAGCTAATGGAGAAAGCACCCGCGTTCAAAGATGACGAACATCAGAAAGCATGGCTGATCCGGGTAATCACCAACCATTGTAACAATCTGCTGGGCAGAGGCTGGCGCAAGCGCGAGGTCAAGCTGGAGGGTATAGAGCCGGTTACGGCCGACAACCCCGAGGATATGGCGGTCATGCAGCTCGTGCTGGCATTGCCGGTGAAGTATAAGACTGTGATTCATCTGTACTATTACGAGGATTACCCCATCCAGGAGATCAGCAGGATTCTGCGAATCAGCGAGTCTGCCGTGAAGATGAGACTCAAGCGGGGACGGCAGCTGTTAAAACTGGAGCTGGAAGGAGCGGAACCGGAATGA
- a CDS encoding family 16 glycosylhydrolase, with amino-acid sequence MKRFHLTDSGFKQKVLSLFLVLVMLSGIGLLPASRIQTAAAAGVTVSSMSYFSASDGPVISKSGVGQASYGFVMPVFNGGSATWSDVSDDVGVKVKVSGNWIDIDSAGGYVYNQNWGHWSDGGMNGYWFTLSATTEIQLYSKANSAVTLNYTLVFQSLNKTTISAMAPTQGPQITAGFTGSAGFTYPTFNNDPALTYEAVADDLKVYVKPVNSSTWIDIDNNAASGWIYDSNFGQFTDGGGGYWFTVTESINVKLASKTSSASLIYTITFNQPVRNSYVISAYDGTAYTADNSGSIGFPLPKIDGGAPVGSELSKFVYQIKVGSEWVDLSNSGQSGFVYAGNGYNNLSAANQWGYFADYIYGLWFQPIQVNMEIRIGYPLNGQAGGNVGSNYVYYTFTGNPNAPRPDESDHEDITLGTPADPAVAGMNLIWQDEFSGTALDTGKWNYEQGYYITNDPNSWGWGNAELQHYTNSTQNVFVQNGQLNIKAVNEPKSFPQDPSRYAQYSSGKINTKDHLSFQYGRVDIRAKLPTGNGIWPALWMLPEDAAYGAWAASGEIDIMEAKGRLPGTTSGAVHFGGQWPVNRYIAGEYHFPEGQTFANDYHVYSMVWEEDNVKWYVDGKFFFKVTRDQWYSVAAPNNPNAPFDQPFYLIMNLAVGGHFDGGLSPAPSDIPATMQVDYVRVYKEGSGGNPGNPGNVPVSGVSVTPATAQVQAGQSVQLTANVAPSGATNKQVVWSVSNSSTVSVNQNGLVTGLAPGTATVTATTADGNKTATSTITVVSPPPAVIVIGDQVRGLKKTGNNLLFYVNGATFADLHYKINNGGQQNVAMTSTGNGNYTYAVNNLQQGDTVEYFFTYNPGQGALDSPWQTYVHGVTQGTPE; translated from the coding sequence ATGAAACGATTTCACCTTACGGATAGCGGATTTAAGCAGAAGGTATTGAGTTTGTTCCTGGTCTTGGTGATGCTGTCCGGCATCGGCCTGTTGCCTGCTTCGAGAATTCAGACAGCAGCAGCAGCGGGGGTCACTGTCAGCTCCATGTCTTATTTCTCAGCGTCAGACGGTCCGGTTATCTCCAAATCGGGCGTAGGACAAGCGAGCTACGGTTTCGTGATGCCAGTGTTCAACGGAGGCTCCGCTACCTGGAGTGATGTGTCGGATGATGTGGGAGTCAAAGTGAAGGTCAGCGGCAACTGGATAGACATCGACAGCGCAGGCGGCTATGTCTACAACCAGAACTGGGGCCACTGGAGCGACGGCGGCATGAACGGCTACTGGTTCACGCTCTCTGCTACGACTGAAATCCAGCTGTACTCCAAGGCTAATAGCGCGGTTACGCTCAATTACACACTTGTTTTTCAGAGCCTGAACAAGACTACCATCTCAGCTATGGCGCCTACACAAGGGCCGCAGATTACAGCAGGCTTTACAGGCAGCGCAGGCTTTACCTATCCTACCTTCAACAATGATCCGGCCTTGACGTATGAAGCCGTAGCGGATGATCTGAAGGTATATGTGAAACCAGTCAACAGCAGCACATGGATTGATATCGACAACAATGCAGCCAGCGGCTGGATCTATGACAGCAACTTCGGCCAGTTCACCGATGGCGGCGGAGGCTACTGGTTCACCGTTACGGAATCGATCAATGTCAAGCTGGCATCCAAGACCTCTTCCGCCAGTCTTATCTATACCATCACCTTCAATCAGCCTGTCAGAAATTCATATGTCATCTCGGCATACGACGGCACAGCTTATACCGCAGATAACAGCGGCTCCATCGGCTTCCCCCTCCCTAAGATCGATGGAGGAGCACCGGTTGGCAGCGAGCTTAGCAAATTCGTCTATCAGATCAAAGTGGGCAGCGAGTGGGTGGATCTGAGCAATTCCGGCCAGAGCGGATTCGTCTACGCCGGTAACGGCTATAACAATCTGTCCGCTGCCAACCAGTGGGGCTACTTTGCCGATTATATCTATGGACTGTGGTTCCAGCCCATCCAGGTCAATATGGAAATCCGCATCGGCTATCCGTTAAACGGGCAGGCAGGCGGAAACGTCGGCAGCAATTATGTCTATTACACCTTTACCGGCAATCCAAATGCCCCGCGTCCCGATGAGAGTGACCATGAAGATATTACACTCGGAACACCGGCAGACCCGGCCGTAGCAGGCATGAATCTCATCTGGCAGGATGAGTTCAGCGGCACTGCACTCGACACCGGCAAATGGAATTATGAGCAGGGTTACTATATCACTAACGACCCTAACAGCTGGGGCTGGGGCAATGCGGAGCTGCAGCACTATACCAACAGTACCCAGAATGTATTTGTCCAGAACGGACAGCTCAATATCAAGGCTGTGAACGAGCCGAAATCCTTCCCGCAGGACCCGAGCCGGTATGCACAATACTCCTCCGGCAAAATCAACACTAAAGATCATCTGTCCTTCCAGTACGGACGGGTGGACATTCGGGCTAAGCTGCCTACAGGCAATGGGATCTGGCCTGCACTGTGGATGCTTCCGGAAGATGCCGCTTACGGGGCATGGGCCGCATCCGGTGAGATTGATATCATGGAAGCCAAAGGACGTCTGCCCGGCACAACCAGCGGCGCCGTTCACTTCGGCGGACAATGGCCTGTGAACCGGTATATCGCCGGCGAATATCACTTCCCTGAGGGGCAGACCTTCGCGAACGATTATCATGTCTATTCCATGGTCTGGGAAGAAGATAATGTGAAATGGTATGTAGACGGCAAATTCTTCTTCAAAGTCACGAGAGATCAATGGTATTCTGTGGCGGCACCGAACAATCCGAATGCCCCCTTCGACCAGCCCTTCTACCTGATTATGAATCTGGCGGTCGGCGGACATTTCGACGGCGGGCTCTCCCCCGCTCCATCCGATATCCCGGCAACGATGCAGGTAGATTATGTGCGGGTCTATAAGGAAGGCAGCGGGGGAAATCCCGGCAACCCCGGTAACGTTCCGGTTAGCGGCGTCTCCGTAACGCCTGCCACCGCCCAGGTGCAGGCCGGACAGAGCGTCCAGTTAACTGCCAATGTGGCGCCGTCTGGTGCGACTAATAAACAGGTTGTCTGGAGCGTTTCGAACAGCAGTACCGTATCCGTGAACCAGAATGGTCTCGTAACCGGTCTTGCCCCGGGTACAGCAACCGTTACGGCCACAACGGCGGACGGCAACAAAACTGCCACCAGTACAATTACCGTTGTGTCTCCGCCTCCTGCTGTAATTGTTATTGGGGATCAGGTGCGCGGCCTGAAGAAAACAGGCAATAACCTGCTGTTCTATGTGAACGGCGCAACCTTCGCTGATCTGCATTACAAAATCAACAACGGCGGACAACAGAACGTGGCCATGACCTCCACAGGCAACGGCAACTACACCTATGCGGTAAATAACCTCCAGCAAGGCGATACCGTGGAATACTTCTTTACCTATAACCCGGGTCAGGGGGCGCTGGATTCCCCTTGGCAGACCTATGTGCATGGGGTGACCCAAGGAACCCCGGAGTAG
- a CDS encoding response regulator, producing the protein MINILVVDDQKHIRDGLQAMLRQFPLQLDHIYSAASGIEALELLRQHNIQLVITDIRMPDMDGLELMAQTKEERIKVDYLIISGYSDFAYAQRAIELGAKGYLLKPVKREDLQSSVEHVWQEIQTRLSLSRNFEQLSRRARETDRKELRMYMQGAAGDETWIEETERQNAELWRSYRLCLLREELWINQPGTSSSHSIESIAYRVFGRQACICLQHRPYLILAVDAAVDPGVFPAALKAEQIEAITAMTGPQQGLADLPGSYVQVMELHRHSFLFPDKLCLLPVHIERLEQQWELPHEELYALFQLTGTKNSGRITQGISSLFHKDVLQRYHIRYTQQLCRAVVQMMEEYERVIRPYMGEEALDLDSLRSLFDYPGIRDYIQALQQLLLRLNQFYYEYKCSYRNSQDLNEAIRFIHENYHKPLDLAMVSNHVSLNYAYFSNQFKKNIGKGFAEYLRDVRLDKARRLLADTDHKIVEIASMVGYESYKSFTRAFRDVMHMQPTEYRQLMRRRQGREGDYQDTVL; encoded by the coding sequence ATGATTAATATTCTGGTTGTGGACGATCAAAAGCATATCCGCGATGGCCTGCAGGCTATGCTGCGCCAGTTCCCTCTGCAGCTAGACCATATTTACAGCGCTGCAAGCGGAATTGAGGCACTGGAACTATTGCGTCAACATAACATCCAGCTGGTCATTACCGATATCAGGATGCCTGATATGGATGGACTGGAGCTAATGGCTCAGACCAAAGAGGAACGCATTAAGGTTGATTATCTCATTATTAGCGGGTACAGCGATTTCGCTTACGCCCAGAGGGCCATTGAGCTTGGGGCCAAAGGCTATCTGCTCAAGCCTGTGAAACGGGAGGATCTGCAGTCCTCGGTTGAGCATGTCTGGCAGGAAATTCAGACGAGATTGTCGCTTTCCCGCAACTTCGAGCAGTTGTCCCGCCGCGCCCGGGAGACGGACCGTAAGGAGCTGCGCATGTATATGCAAGGCGCAGCGGGAGATGAAACGTGGATTGAAGAGACTGAGCGGCAGAACGCAGAGCTGTGGCGCAGCTACCGGCTCTGCCTGCTGCGCGAGGAGCTCTGGATTAACCAGCCGGGTACCAGCAGCAGCCATAGCATAGAATCTATTGCTTACCGTGTCTTTGGCAGACAGGCTTGTATCTGTCTCCAGCACCGCCCGTACCTGATCCTGGCAGTTGATGCAGCCGTAGATCCGGGAGTCTTCCCCGCTGCGCTCAAAGCAGAGCAAATCGAGGCCATTACAGCGATGACGGGCCCGCAGCAGGGATTAGCGGACTTACCCGGCAGCTACGTGCAAGTCATGGAGCTGCACCGTCACAGCTTCCTGTTTCCGGATAAGCTCTGCCTCCTGCCCGTGCATATTGAGCGGCTGGAGCAGCAATGGGAGCTGCCCCATGAGGAGCTGTATGCCCTGTTCCAGTTGACCGGCACCAAGAACAGCGGCAGAATCACCCAAGGCATCTCCAGCCTCTTCCACAAGGATGTGCTGCAGCGCTATCACATCCGGTACACACAGCAGCTATGCCGCGCCGTGGTCCAGATGATGGAGGAATATGAGCGTGTGATCCGTCCATATATGGGGGAAGAAGCGCTGGATTTAGACTCTCTGCGCAGCCTGTTCGACTATCCGGGCATCCGCGATTATATTCAGGCGCTGCAGCAGCTGCTGCTCCGGCTGAACCAATTTTATTATGAATACAAGTGCAGCTACCGTAACTCGCAGGACTTGAACGAAGCCATCCGTTTCATTCACGAGAATTACCACAAGCCGCTGGATCTCGCGATGGTGTCCAACCATGTGTCGCTGAACTACGCCTATTTCTCCAACCAGTTCAAGAAGAATATCGGCAAAGGTTTCGCCGAATACCTGCGTGATGTGCGTCTGGATAAAGCCCGGCGCCTGCTGGCCGACACGGATCATAAGATTGTTGAGATCGCCTCCATGGTCGGGTATGAAAGCTACAAAAGCTTCACACGGGCCTTCCGGGATGTGATGCATATGCAGCCCACTGAATACCGTCAGCTGATGCGCCGCAGGCAGGGCAGAGAGGGCGATTACCAGGATACCGTCCTGTAA
- a CDS encoding sensor histidine kinase codes for MKYLLTTLRKLYRNSRISTKLFLSFSLMIAIPAIVVSFLFIRTQESQLYKEAMAEGSNHVTRLNERLRSRMDILENASSTALTQKAFVDFIHSNMRGDGLELVKFKQNQYEQMHNIIQSHEMISELSFYVDNPDVYEIWPEIYHYSKFWPQDYWMTLRDEGGAAFRLFAFKDGEDTLSYYRLVRLQGQQQKLPTIMEIRAKHNVIFSDLLEDTGGDFFTVVMDGTSAFRNVYNPGHEFPQNAGEKLDGILSLIHEQLDVLQQNNPVKIHSGDQTYYALYRYIAPLNAYVVDIASRQALMQGPRNWYLLVIAITSCVLLLMLLLVSQMTRRIFRRLEKVLVSMRKVRRGQLDAKIDTGLGANETGDEIDYVAVSYNNMLDEIRHLMTQVVDKQLIAKNAQLHSLHSQINSHFLYNALESIRMHAEVQQQPAIAGALVSLGSLLRYSMQWRSDTVALSEELANIHSYIRFINFMEGGNIELSAGLPPEVQRYTIPKMCMQPIVENAVHHAAPSGGSVHIQITVRVENESLLLIEIRDDGLGIDPGMLASLQSVLRGESDRPIITSKNGLGLENVHKRLQLHYGTGCGLWIDSVQSAYTCVTIRLPWENVNLGGW; via the coding sequence ATGAAGTATTTACTGACAACATTAAGGAAGCTCTACCGGAATTCCCGCATCTCAACCAAGCTGTTTCTGTCCTTCAGCCTGATGATTGCCATCCCAGCCATTGTGGTCTCCTTTTTATTCATCCGCACACAGGAAAGCCAGCTCTACAAGGAAGCTATGGCTGAGGGAAGCAATCATGTAACGCGGCTGAACGAACGGCTACGCAGCCGGATGGATATTCTTGAGAACGCTTCCTCTACTGCGCTCACCCAGAAGGCATTTGTGGATTTCATTCATTCCAATATGCGCGGGGATGGCCTGGAGCTCGTGAAATTCAAGCAAAACCAATATGAGCAGATGCATAATATCATTCAGAGCCATGAGATGATCAGTGAGCTGAGCTTCTATGTCGATAACCCGGATGTATACGAAATCTGGCCTGAAATCTATCATTATAGCAAGTTCTGGCCGCAGGATTACTGGATGACACTCCGGGATGAAGGCGGGGCTGCCTTCCGCTTATTCGCCTTTAAGGATGGTGAGGATACATTATCCTACTACAGGCTGGTGCGGCTTCAGGGCCAGCAGCAGAAGCTCCCCACCATTATGGAAATCCGCGCCAAACACAATGTAATTTTCAGTGATCTGCTGGAGGATACCGGGGGAGATTTCTTCACGGTTGTAATGGACGGAACAAGTGCTTTCCGGAATGTCTACAATCCGGGGCATGAGTTCCCGCAGAATGCCGGGGAGAAGCTGGACGGCATTCTTAGCCTGATTCATGAACAGCTGGATGTGCTGCAGCAGAATAATCCGGTTAAGATCCACTCCGGGGATCAGACCTACTACGCGCTGTACCGCTACATCGCCCCGCTCAACGCCTATGTGGTCGATATCGCCTCCCGTCAGGCATTGATGCAAGGCCCGCGGAACTGGTACCTGCTCGTAATAGCCATTACCTCATGTGTGCTGCTGCTCATGCTCCTGCTCGTTTCACAGATGACCCGGCGTATATTCCGGCGGCTGGAGAAGGTGCTCGTATCCATGCGAAAGGTACGCAGGGGGCAGCTGGATGCGAAGATTGATACGGGACTCGGCGCTAACGAAACCGGTGACGAAATCGATTATGTGGCCGTCAGCTATAATAATATGCTGGATGAAATCCGGCATCTGATGACACAGGTGGTCGATAAACAGCTAATCGCCAAGAATGCACAGCTCCACTCCCTGCACTCACAGATCAACTCCCATTTCCTGTACAACGCCCTGGAGTCAATCCGGATGCATGCGGAGGTCCAGCAGCAGCCGGCAATTGCAGGTGCACTGGTCTCTTTAGGCTCACTGCTGCGTTATAGCATGCAATGGCGCAGCGATACGGTTGCCCTCAGTGAAGAGCTTGCCAACATCCACAGCTATATCCGGTTCATTAACTTCATGGAAGGCGGAAACATAGAGTTGTCGGCCGGTCTTCCCCCGGAGGTGCAGCGCTATACGATCCCCAAAATGTGCATGCAGCCTATCGTTGAGAATGCCGTGCACCATGCAGCCCCTTCAGGAGGCAGTGTACATATTCAAATTACTGTACGGGTGGAGAATGAAAGCCTGCTGCTAATTGAGATCCGCGATGACGGCTTAGGCATTGATCCGGGAATGCTGGCCAGTCTCCAGTCAGTGCTGCGGGGTGAATCGGATCGGCCGATTATTACGAGCAAAAACGGGCTGGGGCTGGAAAATGTGCATAAGCGCCTGCAGCTGCATTACGGCACGGGCTGCGGTCTGTGGATTGACAGCGTGCAGAGCGCCTATACCTGTGTAACCATACGGCTGCCTTGGGAAAATGTGAATCTTGGAGGATGGTAG
- a CDS encoding extracellular solute-binding protein has product MKRKSVKPVLAMILAVILTLTMAACSSKSANKESAPTTAPQADTTPAPQAEATQNPDEPAWKLDTSPVDLTWFVGANWYAHSWGESLASKYVTEKTGVNVKLEVPSGEANEQITLMMTSGKLPDLISMGSWETAVKKLWEGDHVYALNELADQYDPYFYKVAGDGTLKWYRQENGNTYGIPNDSYSPNLMHETGMTAANQTFLVRKDLYEEMGSPDLSTPEGFLGALQLLKDKYSEYKGQPMSPFFAQGNVPYGMTEYLQNLLAVPYEKDGSVYDRVTDPDYIAWLKTFRTAYERGLINVDFLVDSDTQVEEKTNNARYFMMIREWTGMTAVNPMLAAGANPDSNYIAVDGPQNSKGDSAKLFPGNMDGWMVTMISKSTENPERAIRFLTYLASEEGQRDLFLGKEGETWDTVDGKPQLKTEFVDMLGSNIEKLEKEYGILDTYWMMRNPVIVNQWRPEKAPVIKQMEDFANAQADIDSGIYKGLDPLGDSDVAVAWARISQNWEEVLPELITAKDEAAFDKIFESFLSRRDSYGFAQVKEYRQTELDARKAKMAE; this is encoded by the coding sequence GTGAAAAGAAAATCTGTTAAACCCGTCTTAGCCATGATTCTGGCTGTAATCCTGACGTTAACTATGGCCGCATGCAGCAGCAAATCCGCCAATAAGGAAAGCGCACCCACAACTGCGCCGCAGGCCGATACTACACCGGCGCCTCAGGCAGAAGCCACTCAGAATCCTGATGAACCCGCCTGGAAGCTCGATACCAGCCCTGTCGATTTAACCTGGTTTGTCGGAGCGAACTGGTATGCACACTCCTGGGGCGAGAGCCTTGCTTCCAAATATGTGACGGAGAAAACGGGTGTCAATGTCAAGCTTGAGGTCCCTTCCGGTGAAGCAAACGAGCAAATTACTCTAATGATGACCTCAGGTAAGCTGCCGGACCTCATCTCTATGGGTTCTTGGGAAACCGCTGTCAAAAAACTGTGGGAAGGCGATCATGTCTATGCCCTCAATGAATTGGCCGATCAATATGATCCGTATTTCTACAAGGTAGCAGGTGATGGTACGCTGAAATGGTACCGCCAGGAGAACGGCAACACGTATGGTATTCCGAATGACTCCTACAGCCCCAACCTGATGCACGAGACCGGCATGACAGCCGCCAATCAGACCTTCCTGGTCCGCAAAGATCTGTACGAGGAAATGGGCAGTCCGGACCTCAGTACCCCGGAGGGCTTCCTGGGTGCGCTGCAGCTGCTGAAGGATAAGTATTCCGAGTACAAGGGTCAGCCTATGAGCCCCTTCTTCGCCCAGGGGAATGTCCCTTACGGGATGACGGAATATCTGCAGAATCTGCTGGCCGTTCCGTATGAGAAAGACGGCAGCGTATATGACCGGGTGACCGATCCGGATTATATCGCCTGGCTCAAAACCTTCCGTACCGCTTACGAGCGCGGATTGATTAACGTAGATTTCCTGGTGGATTCCGATACCCAGGTGGAAGAGAAAACGAACAACGCACGTTACTTCATGATGATCCGCGAATGGACCGGCATGACGGCTGTCAATCCGATGCTGGCTGCGGGCGCTAACCCGGATTCCAACTATATCGCAGTCGACGGGCCGCAGAATAGTAAGGGCGACAGCGCCAAGCTGTTCCCCGGCAACATGGACGGCTGGATGGTGACCATGATCAGCAAATCGACCGAGAACCCGGAACGGGCGATCCGCTTCCTGACCTACCTCGCCAGTGAAGAAGGCCAGCGTGACCTGTTCCTCGGCAAGGAAGGCGAAACCTGGGATACGGTGGACGGCAAACCGCAGCTGAAGACTGAATTCGTTGACATGCTGGGCAGCAATATCGAGAAGCTGGAGAAGGAATACGGCATTCTGGATACCTACTGGATGATGCGCAATCCTGTCATCGTTAACCAGTGGAGACCGGAGAAAGCGCCTGTGATCAAGCAGATGGAAGACTTCGCCAACGCACAGGCCGATATTGACAGCGGCATCTACAAAGGGCTGGACCCGCTTGGCGATTCGGATGTAGCGGTGGCCTGGGCGCGTATCTCCCAGAACTGGGAGGAAGTGCTGCCTGAGCTGATTACGGCCAAGGACGAAGCTGCTTTTGACAAAATCTTCGAGAGCTTCCTGTCCCGCCGCGACAGCTATGGCTTCGCGCAGGTGAAGGAATACCGCCAGACTGAGCTGGATGCACGCAAAGCCAAAATGGCGGAATAA
- a CDS encoding carbohydrate ABC transporter permease, producing the protein MARRGRFWRIGAFEVGNTLLMLAVCFLTLYPMWFVLVNSLNSPAQASLGTVNWFPKEFSLASYSVAFNDKTLMNGFYITTMRTIIGTVVHVLFTAIVAYGMSKSNLMGRKLYLKISLITMLFSGGLIPSFILMTKLGLYDSFWVFIIPSMYTFFNMVIFMSFFRTIPDSLEESAKVDGASDYGVLFRIVLPNSMAVIATISLFSAVYHWNDYYQGVIYIHSQELLPLQTMLYKIIAENSMSFMQQQAMAQFGARLPGNSIKFASMMVATLPILIFYPFIQRYLVKGVMIGAIKG; encoded by the coding sequence ATGGCAAGACGCGGAAGGTTCTGGCGGATTGGCGCTTTTGAGGTCGGCAATACCCTGCTGATGCTGGCAGTTTGCTTTCTGACGCTGTACCCGATGTGGTTTGTACTCGTCAACTCGCTGAATTCACCGGCCCAGGCCTCGCTGGGTACCGTCAACTGGTTTCCCAAAGAATTCTCGCTGGCCAGCTACAGTGTTGCATTTAATGATAAAACGCTGATGAACGGCTTCTACATCACAACTATGCGTACGATAATCGGGACTGTGGTACATGTGCTTTTCACCGCTATCGTAGCTTACGGAATGAGCAAGTCCAATCTGATGGGGCGCAAGCTGTATCTCAAAATCTCTTTGATTACGATGCTGTTCTCAGGCGGACTGATTCCCTCCTTTATTCTCATGACGAAGCTGGGCCTGTATGATAGTTTCTGGGTATTCATCATCCCGTCCATGTATACTTTTTTTAATATGGTTATATTCATGAGCTTCTTCCGCACCATTCCCGACAGCCTGGAGGAATCAGCCAAGGTCGACGGTGCTTCGGACTATGGCGTTCTGTTCCGGATTGTATTGCCCAACAGCATGGCCGTTATCGCCACCATCTCACTCTTCTCAGCGGTCTATCACTGGAATGATTATTACCAGGGCGTCATTTATATCCATTCCCAGGAGCTGCTGCCGCTGCAGACCATGCTGTACAAAATCATTGCCGAGAACTCCATGTCCTTCATGCAGCAGCAGGCGATGGCGCAATTCGGCGCAAGATTACCCGGCAATTCGATCAAATTCGCCTCCATGATGGTGGCTACGCTGCCTATCCTTATCTTCTACCCTTTTATCCAGCGCTATCTGGTCAAAGGTGTAATGATAGGTGCAATTAAAGGCTAG
- a CDS encoding ABC transporter permease has protein sequence MFQYRTEQMKALVRQWQLQSMVIPGIIWMFIFCYIPMFWLIIAFMDFSIAKPMLESPFVGLKHFQDFMTDDRFWRSIRNTLGMSTIKLVLGFPIPIMFALLLNEIRSLRFKRTVQTISYLPHFIAWTIFGGIALNWLGEGGVVNQLMMALGFQDREILFNSDPKYFWWITFFTDTLKETGWSAIIYIAAIAGIDPGLYEAAELDGANRWQRMWHITVQSIRPTIAILFILAVSGILGSNFEQIFMLKNNMNMKMAESLDLYIYNMGLVSGRHSFSTAVLFARSIVALGLLLLANQTSKKLTGDSIF, from the coding sequence ATGTTCCAATACAGAACGGAACAAATGAAAGCGCTTGTTAGACAGTGGCAGCTGCAAAGCATGGTAATACCGGGCATTATCTGGATGTTCATCTTTTGTTATATCCCTATGTTTTGGCTGATCATTGCCTTTATGGACTTCAGCATCGCGAAGCCCATGCTGGAGTCGCCGTTTGTCGGGCTGAAGCATTTTCAGGATTTTATGACGGATGACCGTTTTTGGCGCTCGATCCGCAATACCCTCGGGATGAGTACGATTAAGCTCGTACTTGGTTTTCCGATCCCCATTATGTTTGCCCTGCTGCTTAATGAAATCCGGAGCCTCCGGTTTAAGCGCACGGTGCAGACGATCTCCTACCTGCCCCATTTTATCGCCTGGACGATCTTTGGCGGAATCGCACTCAACTGGCTGGGTGAGGGCGGTGTAGTTAACCAGCTGATGATGGCGCTCGGGTTCCAGGACCGGGAAATCCTGTTTAACAGCGACCCTAAGTACTTCTGGTGGATTACCTTTTTCACCGATACGCTCAAGGAAACCGGCTGGAGCGCCATTATCTACATAGCGGCCATAGCCGGCATTGATCCGGGGCTGTATGAAGCAGCCGAGCTGGACGGCGCGAACCGCTGGCAGCGGATGTGGCATATTACCGTACAGAGCATCCGGCCCACGATCGCTATTCTGTTCATTCTCGCGGTCAGCGGGATCCTCGGCAGCAACTTTGAGCAGATCTTCATGCTGAAGAACAACATGAATATGAAGATGGCGGAAAGTCTGGATCTCTACATCTACAACATGGGGCTTGTCTCCGGGCGGCACTCCTTCTCCACCGCCGTCCTGTTTGCCCGCTCAATCGTAGCGCTGGGGCTGCTGCTGTTGGCCAATCAAACCTCCAAGAAGCTGACCGGCGACAGTATTTTTTAA